The Pyrus communis chromosome 5, drPyrComm1.1, whole genome shotgun sequence region gatgattggtgtgggtaagcgacgtggcgatctgtattaccttgtggcccttacctcttctctccccacccgtcaacctctctgcaacatcattaccatcccctcatccctctggcataggcgtcttggtcacccctcctccactcgtttgcaagctttagcatctagctctcttaattgcacttttgattctagtcatatttgtgatgtttgtccgttggcaaaacaaactcgtcaaccttttcttttgagttcaatttcatcaactttcccttttgctttaattcattgtgatatttggggcccgaatcgtcaatcttctctttctggtgctaattatttcttaaccattgtggatgatttttctcgctttacgtgggtcttcctcatgaaacataaatccgacactcaacaattaattaaggatttttttgcttatgtcactacccaattccgcactaccatccaatgcattcgtactgacaatggtggtgaatttttatctcttcgtagttttttctctgatcatggggtgcttttacaaacttcttgtgtttataccccccaacaaaatggcgttgttgaaagaaaacatcgtcatcttcttgaaaccgctcgcgcccttcgttttcaatcccatcttcctatcaagttttggggggaatgtgttcttaccgctacttatctcatcaatcgtctccctacccgtcttctccatcataaatccccatttgaggttctcttttcgaaaaccccatcttatgaccacttccgcgtctttggttgtctggcatatgccacctctgtcactcccaccaccaaattttcccctcgggctcatcgttgcatttttctcggttatcctcatggacaaaaggcctataccctttacgatctcgacaatcaccgcattttcactagtcgagacgtcatctttcacgaaagtactttcccttatgccgtttctcaccctcatatcccatcctcttcgcctaccctacctatcccaccccctctggactttacatataacccaccccttcctgccccgacacctcaccctcctccaccttcctccccttccacgcctcccacaAATTCCTttgctgccccattacccgttcctccccatgcccctgccctctcggcatcccttccttccccccccccccccccgctacttccttacctttcacccttttacccacggacatccctacccccccccccactacctaccaatcctccccttccccgcacctcttcccgtgcccataaacctccatcctatttaaaagactacgtttgctcgtAGGTGATTCTGgcatcccacccatcttcgacttcgcaacccggttctacacaaggtacgcgatatccactttgtaattttctctcttatcaccgttactctcccaggcatttttcttacattaactctgtcagtcggactgtggagccttcctcctttgccgaggctgccactgaccccaattggcaacgtgctatgactgaggagcttcaagctttacatgctaatggtacttggactttaacttctttgccccctggcaaaattcccattggttgtaagtgggtgtacaaactcaagcacaattccgacggctctattgaccgctacaaagctcgtttggttgctaaaggcttcactcaggctgaaggtattgattatcatgacactttttctcctactgctaaaatgattacggtgcgttgtcttcttgcttttgctgctagtcagtcttggtctcttcatcagcttgatgttaataatgctttcttacatggtgacttacatgaagaaatctatatgtctcatcctcctggtcttcggcgacagggggagaatcttgtgtgtcgccttcacaagtcactttatggtcttaagcaggcttctcgccaatggtttgccaaattcactagtgccatcatttctgctggttttcaacaatccaaagctgactattcattgttcactaaaaagtctggtatttctttcacagctttgctcatttatgtggatgatattgtgattacaggcaatgatgctagtgccattaattctctgaagtcttttctccgtgatcattttcggataaaagaccttggtgatttaaaatattttttgggtattgaggtttctcattccaaacaagggatttatatttctcaacgcaagtatgcattagagattctcaaggactatggttttttgggagcacgacccattgcttttcctatggatgacacaaaattatctgataaaggagaacttctcaaggatcctgaaaagtatcgacgattagtaggtcggttaatatatctcactatcactcggccggatatcacctattctgtgcatgttctaagccgttttatgcacgagccaaggatatctcatatggatgctgcgcttcgtattgttcgttatttgaaggctactccaggtcaaagtttattatttcgttctgacaaccagaccaagttaattgcgttttgtgattctgattgggcaggttgccctatcactcgccgttcgactactgggtattgtgtattcttgggcggttctttgatttcttggcggacgaaacgacagaaaaccgtttcgctctcttcagcagaggcggaatatagggccatggcaggtgcttgttgcgagatagtttggcttcgttttttgttgaaggatttgaacattcctttggatggtccttccattttattttgtgataatcaagcagcgttacatatagctgccaatcctgtttttcatgaacgaactcgtcacattgagatggattgtcactttatacgagataagattgtagatggcacaatagagaccaagcatgtgggtacggcacaacagttggcagacttgtttaccaaacctcttgggaaagaaaagttttcgggtatgttacgcaagttgggagttcttgacatccactctccaacttgagggggagtgttagacaaataaggaatatggttggagtccttgtgtaattgtatataatattattattggaagaataagccgtcctacaaccgtcaagccgtcctacaaccgtcctaccttgtcctacctacacactagccgtcctacagccgtcctaccttgtcctacctacacactaggacggctaccttgtcctctacagccgtcctaccttgtcctacctacacatttgtatcatgtatatatatccttgtaatcttgtagagaaagataatgaaaaaataagcattctcttccatttgcattctcttccatttttccacattcatgtatcaataacaaatataatttttagcctacatacctttttctacaatTTCCTCGGGCTCCAACTCCGCATTCAAATCAGGCATATTAATACCATCATTAGTAATAATAGCGGCAAACCCGGCCCCGCTATGTTCGCTGAATGCTTGTCCTACCGCAGTCGTCGCCTCTTCCTCCTCCAGCATTCCCTGTACCTCCATTGCAGAACTCTTCGTGCTCTCTCTTTCCTCCATATGCAATGGCATTTTCATGGACCAGCCCTGCGATGACTCTAACCCAAACCTTTTACCTCGTGGCCTCCTATAATTATCCCCCAACACATCCTCTTAGAACCATCATCTATACAGCTTCGAACGATCATCTTCATTCTTCCCTTGGAACTGACACATTGCTCTTCCATATGCCCAATAATCCCACAGATAAAACAAGTTACATGAAGCTTTTCGTATCATTTATCAATCCCCACCTCCGTGCCTTGGAATGAGAGCAACAAACTACGCTGTAATGGCTTTGAAATCCCGCAGAATGCTTCCAAACTGGTCCCCTTTCGGCTTTGATCAGTCACAACATGCACTCCAATCTAGTTCCCAATAATTGCCCCATATGACGAGTCATATATGCAAGGGGTAGTCCCTTCACTTGAATCCAGAACTCTTGAAACTTCAACGGGATACTAGCAAGATACGCTAGGTTGTCCGCCTCCGCCTCCGCCATCACCAAGAGGGCACCATCATACAACCATGGCCCTCCCTTTTGCACTAAGGAATGTTCTCGAATGTTTTCGAATCCAAACGAGAACAACCCGTCGTCCATCTCCACTATCGTAACCCTAGCCTTTGGGCTCCAAAGATTCACCATTTAGTGCTTGAATCTCTCCTTGTTAATCGGCTTGCATGAAAGCACTCTCCCAACCAAAAAAAACCCTATTGGCTCGGAGCAAAACACCCTCCTTATCGTCAATCACAATAACTCTTTGCTCCTCCTCAGTGAGAGCCATTCATCACCATATCCTCCATCCGCCTTTGTACTGCTTGCAAACCTGTCCAAAAGAACCCACTAATTTTCTCCCCCAGATCTCATGCTAATCTGATAAACATCCACTCAATGACTAGAATCCACCAGAAACTAGACGGCCGACGCCGTAATTATCAACCCCACCGCTCTCCTAGCACACCCTAGAGAGACGCTAGAGAGGAATTTAGAGACGTTTCTTTCGAACATTTTTATTAAGATTTTCTACTAAACCTCACTTTGGCAATTTTCATGTAAAATTGTTGAGGgtatattctattttattttgtgcATCCTAGGAAGCAAAATAGTACAGCTTCTCATAAGATTAGGTATGATTAGAGTAATTCATGTGAAACTTAAATTGTTGACGAAACTTGTAGTACAAGATTAGAAACATGTCAATAGCAACGCGTTTTGCTTTCCTCCCATTATGAAGATAAGTTCTCGGTGGAAGGTAAAATCTTTACCTCTCGTTGAAAAGATAAATTTGCATATAACGAGATGCATATACGCTCACgagaaagatatatatatatatatatatatatatatatatatagagacaaGAATAAAACTCTATATACACGGTTACATGCAAGTCATTTAATTACATATTAGTGCGTTGTAAATTTGAAAGGAGTAGACCATTAGCCGATTAATTTGATAATTCTGGGTGAACAGCCAAGAGAGAAACCATGCATTCTTGGTGTGCAAAAAAGCAATAATTAACAATGCTAATTAGtattatatgatttgattaagtCTTTTGTTAACGCAGCCTATTAATCAATATATCCAATTGTGGTAGTCAAAAATGCAATTTTATATAGTTGTGCTCTGCATTAAGTCTTTCTATCCAGTAGGAAGATCTAAGACTTGACTATGTCATACACAGTTAAACGATCATCTGCATGTTCATCTATTTTTGCGCGCACACAGTTTTTTTATCATGAGTAGTTGATATTTTATGGAAAATGCATATGGAATTTAACATGTTCCATATGAAATAGATTTAAGAGCAAATAATGAAAACCCTTTCGTTTCATCCAATCGAACTTAATACGTCTCAATAGACGTTTCGAATTTATTTTCGAAGTTTCATTTTTGTGGTATTGGTGGAAGGAAAGTACACaagagaaaatataaataaaatagggTGGAGGGAAAGTGAGTGATTGGAGGGCATTAGGGAGAAATGGAGCAACATAACACAAAAATGATGTGAGATCAAATTTCTGTAAATTCTTTGTTTCAATGAATCGTTTTGTATGTAAAATTATTCACATCATCGTATAATTATTTACGATTTTAATTAATCgaatcgaacataaaacctctgaataaataaataaattaaaattccgAAATAAATTTCGaaccccagaaaaaaaaaaaaatcagcgaGGGGCAAACGAAACAGAGATGTCAATAGGCACGCTCATCTTCTCCGCCCAACTATGCGACTCCAAAAACAGCTTCGAAACCAAACCGGCAACCCGACCCATATCGGGCCGCCTATCCGGATCCTCCTCCACACACTCCAACGCCACCAATACCATCTCCTCCGCCACATCCATCGGAAACGAATCGTTTAGCCTCCCATCCACCCACATCCGCACCCCGCCACATCCCCCACTCAACGCCTCCCTCACCGACTCGATCAAACTCACCCTCCTATACCCGTCGCTCCCGCCATTTCCGTCCATTATGTACTTCAACGGCTTCGCCCCGGAGATTAGCTCCAAGAGCACCACCCCAAAAGCGTAGACGTCGCATTTCTGGGTCACGATTCCGGTGAGCTGAAATTCTGGCGCCATGTACCCGCGCGTGCCCTCCATTTTGTTCGACCTAGCCTGGGTCTCGCCGCAGAGCTCTGCCGTACCGAAGTGGCAGATTTTGGCGCCGAGCACGAGGTGGTCCTGCTCGGAGACGATGATGCTGGAGCTCTTGATGTGGTTGTGGACGAAGGTAGAGTCGAGGCCGGAGCAGTGGTGGATGTAATCGAGGCCGTGGGCGAGGTCGGTGGCGATCTGCATCCTGGAGAGCCACGACGACAGGACGGTGTAGCTCGGGTTCTTCGGGTTGCGGAGGCAGTCGGCGAGGTTGGCGCCGGCGACGAATTCGTAGACTAGGTAGACGTAGCTGCCGGAGAGGGAGGCGCCGAGGAGCTTGATGAGGCTGGAGTGGTGGGATTTGGAGATGAGGGAGAGGCGGCGGTGGAGGTCGGGGAGGGAGAGGGGGAGGCGGGACTTGCGCTGGAAGACGACAGCGTCTTCGGAGCGGATGGAGCAGCGccaggaggaggaggtggaggaggaggagaggcgGCGGTGTGGGAGGAAGTTGGAGGTGGCGGAGCGGATCTCGGAGAGGTCGtagatttgggggttttgaggGAGGGAGGATTTAAAGGATTTGAGGGAGGCgacggaggaggaggaggtggaggattTGGAGAAGTTGTAGCTGGAGTTGTCGATGGTGGTGCTGCAAATGGCGGAGTAGGGGTCGGGGAATGATGAGGAGGATTCTCGGTGTTTGATGAGGCTCTTGGGCTCAATCACCTGCGTCCTCTTTTTGGTCCAGAACATAGGGACGGCGGTGCAGGGGGCGGCGGAGGAGGCGTCGATCATAGCAgaattgggattggaagaagaaatggagttgtgtattttttgttttgcgtTGGGGGGCGGTGGGTGTTTAGAAATATGGGGGAGTAAAGTCGTTGCCACGGAGCACAAAAGAACACGGGAGAAAACGAAAGCGATAGAACtggaaagaaagaaaccatGTACTTTGTGTTTTTATCAAAAGCCCTTTATAAGCTTTAATTATACACGTGATCAGAATTATTATTagagaattttaataaaaactcTTGGTACTGTTTAATTTAActgaaaattatatttttatagtaaAAAGTCGATTctaatactatttattttatcttttattttgtcattatctctaaaactcaaagttttcaaactattttctttaatttccctttattattattaatcttAAACATACAATATGATCAATCAAATATATCACTTAACCAACATGTGGTGGTTCGATTGAGAAAAAATTTCGATCCGTATTCTACACGGCCCATTTTGTGTTCGATTCTTAATGCTAATGAATTATAAGATGATGGTCATGAGATTTAAATGCCTCgataaatttttttggttttcaaaagaATTCGGtcctttttaaaataaaataaaaatatatcaattATTCAATATTTAGtcacaaaattttatgttagAACCCAACGAGAACCTTTTGCTTATTCTTTCGCAGAGACTGAATTATCAAATACTGTTAATAAAATACTAAGACTTTATTTTGATATGCACTAAACCacataataaatcaatcataatAAATTCGTACAAATGTTTGCTCAACTActtatatttttaagttaagtTCAACATAAAAAGGATGATCCGGTCTATCTATTTGTACGCTATTCAAGCAGCCCTTCATATAGTATAATATAAATGGaaaattgatatattttttcatgttcCTTCAGTTATCC contains the following coding sequences:
- the LOC137735724 gene encoding PTI1-like tyrosine-protein kinase 1, with the protein product MIDASSAAPCTAVPMFWTKKRTQVIEPKSLIKHRESSSSFPDPYSAICSTTIDNSSYNFSKSSTSSSSVASLKSFKSSLPQNPQIYDLSEIRSATSNFLPHRRLSSSSTSSSWRCSIRSEDAVVFQRKSRLPLSLPDLHRRLSLISKSHHSSLIKLLGASLSGSYVYLVYEFVAGANLADCLRNPKNPSYTVLSSWLSRMQIATDLAHGLDYIHHCSGLDSTFVHNHIKSSSIIVSEQDHLVLGAKICHFGTAELCGETQARSNKMEGTRGYMAPEFQLTGIVTQKCDVYAFGVVLLELISGAKPLKYIMDGNGGSDGYRRVSLIESVREALSGGCGGVRMWVDGRLNDSFPMDVAEEMVLVALECVEEDPDRRPDMGRVAGLVSKLFLESHSWAEKMSVPIDISVSFAPR